A window of the Thalassophryne amazonica chromosome 11, fThaAma1.1, whole genome shotgun sequence genome harbors these coding sequences:
- the LOC117519732 gene encoding homeodomain-interacting protein kinase 2-like: MLLCSSLLRAPEVHLGLAYAEEIDMWSLGVSVAELAMGTTPYPGHHPYDMVKFIVDTQGLPPDRLLWLGPHTNHCFERQRINGQDTWTLKTPAVIQMETGHKFCDSRKVVLTCLEDIMELMDTNTTEKEGRQFVDLLNCMMCLDTEQRIRPAAVLEHPFLVEDSRQTDEPLVWAKETLDQTEDVTPIVQEEEEEPAAIQPEAQAETRTTWRRHLTQAVRRMFCLC; encoded by the exons ATGCTGCTCTGTTCCTCTTTGCTCAGAGCTCCAGAGGTCCACTTAGGACTGGCCTATGCGGAGGAGATCGATATGTGGTCACTTGGTGTGTCTGTGGCTGAGCTGGCTATGGGAACGACCCCGTATCCTGGACATCATCCCTATGATATG GTTAAGTTCATTGTGGACACTCAGGGTCTGCCCCCAGACCGCCTCCTCTGGTTGGGACCACATACCAACCACTGCTTTGAGAGACAGCGCATCAACGGTCAGGACACCTGGACACTGAAG ACTCCTGCAGTGATTCAAATGGAGACGGGACACAAATTCTGCGACAGCAGAAAGGTGGTGTTGACCTGTCTGGAGGACATCATGGAG CTGATGGACACAAACACAACAGAGAAGGAGGGTCGTCAGTTTGTGGACCTTCTTAACTGCATGATGTGCCTCGACACAGAACAGCGGATCAGACCTGCTGCTGTTCTGGAACACCCCTTCCTGGTAGAGGACAGTCGGCAGACAGATGAACCGCTCGTTTGGGCCAAGGAAACTCTGGACCAGACTGAGGACGTCACCCCCATCGtgcaggaggaggaagaagaaccaGCAGCCATCCAGCCCG AGGCACAAGCAGAGACCAGGACCACCTGGAGGAGACATCTGACTCAGGCTGTCAGGAGGATGTTCTGCCTCTGCTGA